TGCTAGCCAAAAAAATTAAATTCTCACACAAGAATATACTTGTTTCCAATTCAACTCAAATCCAAATGTCTAACATATCTACCTACATAGaacttgctattccaagtataacatgtgtgttattcctccaaacatttcaaaatattcCTTCTTGTGTAATTTAATGCTCGTAGGAAAGTAAGGTATGGAAGGAAAACGCCACTATGTATTTCATGGGTTTGAATAATTATGAGTAATGATCTAGGTTGGAACCATGCTGACATGGGTAAtgcctttcaacattgcacttaccATTGAGTTGATCATCATTTGCTTTGAATTACTGGTAAGCCATCCCGTGTGAAAAAGGGGGTTATCAAATGAAGACTAGAGTATGCATATTTGTTAGAGAAGTGCATCGGGGCACTAAACAAAGCCATGCCtagtcatggtggaagtttcaacatgagcatcctcaataggaagagagaaaagaaaaggaaagaaaaaaagagGGTGGAAAAAGAAAGACGGAAAAAACTAGAGAGaaaaagtgagagagagagaTTTTAGAGAGGATGCTCACAAGACCGTTGTTCATGTTGTCTCGGCATGGATGGACCATAAAGTTGAGACTCAAAATCTCCTAAAGGTCCTTTATACaagtggcatggaggtacccctttgcgttATTCTTGGTTAAAACAATATGTGAAATGTTTGTGATAATATAAAGTTGAGTAATGTGAGGTGTGGTTATCTAAGTGCTGGAGCGTGAGGAAAAACTTACTTATAAGAGGTAATGAGCCTTCCAAATAATCTCTATAGGATAATCCAAACATTCATAATACTTATCATTCATTTGCTTACAATGCTATTTACTATTATGCATGCTTTGTAGAATGTAGAGTTATCACTTCATGAGTTCATATTGCTTATTGTTATCCTTTATTGACCGAACCTTGTAATACTTTGCATGATTACATAGAAGCAATATAATAAAAtccaaagttcatgttagttttatcaaCTTTATGCTCAaggacgagcataggttaagcttggcgatgttgatgcatgtagaatgcatacatgaactttgtactttattaaaatatattcccacatatttgaaacatatatgatgttatttCCATGTTTATATTGATCTATGGCGATTTACcagtgatcccctttatttgggttataactctgCAGTATAGGAAACCCTTGTTTGTGTATATTTGTTTTTTTACTTTCaaagacctatacggagtcaaattgagctaAGGATTTCGGGAACGTCATTTTTTCATCAAGAGAAGCAGAATGGACTCTTCGACCAAACCTGGTGgggcctgaggcccaaaagagaTGAGGTCGCACACCCAACAGGGGGAGGGGGCACCACCCACCCTCTTTTCGCCATCGATCAATAGATTCGCTTGATTCTTTTGAGAACCAACTTTTTTTTACCTAAAAACCCTATATATATGACCCCCAAGGGTTCTCTGGAGGGGAGAGCCGCAGAAACACAGAAACATAGGCTTCCAcagcgaagattggaggggaaaCTTCGCCGGAGGCACcgtcggagggatctccaccttctccaacgtcttcctcatcaacaccatgatcaagggggagtagtaCACATCTAGaatacgggtttgtggcagtagcttgatctatttctctcatgttcttcataggtcttagtaccatatgagcttcccaacatgattatggtcatatatgtactTCCTATGTAAATGGTGAATCTTTATTCTCCGATACTTTGCTATGAGATTTGACTCTAGTTTGTGtatgatgtattgatagatgcatattatgtactctATTCTTAAGTATTGATTCTGacccaacttgtatgcaagaacatgtgtggggagatgtgtgttagatggaatagcatggttttagtgattgaatagtgacaacaaatttatGATTTATTATGGTTTGCCTTTTATTTTActatctcactagggataaagtgaatgcatatgCTATATACGTCACGTGACAAaatgatgatcttgtttggtcaaggtagtatatttgatattcaaacatcatgcaaAAGTACTTATAGCTATGCTCTGTTAAtacttaatacaagattgcattgagttttccctttcttgtggagtataagagagatgtgttgcatcatatcTATGTTAGCacatgatgcccatatgaatgtgtaTCTTACACATATTGAAGTTATATTCTTATTATTTTATTGATGAATTTCTATTATCCACTACACCTTAAAAGAGAGAGTATACAAGTGAACCTAGGAACCCCGGTctaattttaatcataagaaacatcTTTTCATTGCATTTATCTTACTTTCTATTCGCAGTAATATTTTAATCCAAAAATACAAATATATTTAGTTATCTTATTTGCACACACAACCCAAAAACAATCAACCTTTACTGtttttacttagtttacttttcTTGTCTACTTTATTTTACTTGTGttattactttatttactattactaATACGAAACCTTGTCCTTGAaacccacacggtggagttggggctaATTTCTTTTTGCAAATTTCTAGAATAAGAACTGGAGAGATAAATCTTTACTCAATTCCTCAAGAGTTCGATATaatcctcgagtcacccttgtgggtaaaatactctgctgacacaacactctgcacttggagtcccaatgtCATTAATTGCAACCACCGCTTGGGAAATCCGAAAAGCAGCTTCTAGCGCATGCAACACCGCCCCGCACGTTGACACCTTGAAGAGCTTCAGCTCGACCACCACGCTCACTGTCCTCTCCCTCGCAACCATGGACGGCCGAGAGGAGCAGCAGAGCGTCGAAGCAGAAGAACTGCATCCCGACATGCTTATGCAAAATGGGGATCACTTCAGAACAATGCCTCGCCAGCATCGACCTCCAGAGCAAAAAGAAGCCACAATACAACGACCATCTGGCGCCGCGTCGAAGCACCAGAATGAAGAAACCCACCATTCTTGAAAACCAGCAGAGCTCCTACCACCCTTCCTAATTCCCTCGCCTCCAGGGCTGGccagagagagaagactcaacaGGTGAACACCAAGGAGAGGAGGAAAGTAGACACGAACAACTCGACATCGTCGCTGTTCTCCGGAGCATGACGATGATCTGCCACGAACACATGATGCACATGATCTGGCCCAAGAAATGTAGTGCCCTACTCCAAACTACTAAAAAACAACCAAAATACCTAAACCTATCACTATCTACAGTTGGCGCCTTCCCTTCGCCATCCCCGGCTGGCAGCGCCGCCAGGGAGGGCCTGGGGTTGGCCTGGTCTCTCTTGGGGGACTCTCAACGGGGCATGAGAAGGGGAGGTGTGTTGGATATGGTGCCCTAGAGTCAAATAATAAATAATGTATATTAttatttatcagtagtaatagtttctTGCCATGCTATAACTACATTAATCGGAAACATTAATGCACGTGTGGTATTGTAAATAAACGAGGGTCCCTAGTAAAAATTCGCAAACTAGTTCATTGAGGTCAGTCAATGATCGAGGTTTCCCGGTCATGGACACACACTTATTGACAATGGAGTCATATCATTGGTTGAATGATAAGATGGACATTTCAAATATGTAAGTATTGTAACACGATCAAGTCACAAAGTTCAGGTTGCTATACTAACAGAAATTTTGCAACTTAATCCTTAGACCGTGAGGCCATATCTAATCACTGTCATTTGCTGCTACTTTGATTGCCTCTACCGTCACTCTGTAACAGGGTGATCATAAAGGCGTAGTTGAGAATTTTAAAGGGATGGGTTGAGGCATATGTGTTAATAACAATATTTGTTCATCGCATGACAGAATATACAATGGGCACACTCAGTCAGATTACATCCAAGTTGCAACACATGACTAGGCATGTGGATGAAATCACACATGAACGAGTTGAACagccttgtcggtaacgaggtcgaACTAGGCATGATGATACCTATGATCACATCTCGGATAATTCTAGTATCGTAGTAACACAGGGCATAGGATCCGACGTTTGCAGTTCAACGACTTCACATTCGTAGAATACACAGGGATCATTATTGTTCTTCAGAACACCCTGGTGATCATTGATCGGAGagatgtctcgatcatgtctgattAGTTGTTGAACCATAGGAAAACACACTTAAGGGTTCAACAAAACTTAATATTATTTTGGATTCATTAGAAACACTGAAGAATATAGAAGAGAGAAATGGAAAGGGTTCTGGGAGAATCCGAAGGATGTTCGGAGTGGTTCGAGAGGTGTCTCAGATCATCGAGATTAAATAATATGTATTATATATTAATTAAGtgaattaattaattatatatttATTAATTAATTAAAAGGTGCAGCCCACCTTAATGGACCCTCCCGGAGGGGAGTCCATTAAGTGGCCGCCACCCCCATGGGCTTAtgggggcagctagggtttgaGGTAGGGGTGCATGGGCCTTGTAGGGGCCAGCCGTCCACCTCTTCCCTTGCCCCATATTTTACTCCCATATTACCAATGCATGACTCTCCACCCCTCCCCTTCCCCCTATGTATAGGGGGGACATATGGAGGGAGGAGAACATACAATTATGGTTGAGAAAAAAGGAGAGCCCCTTGGGTGCCTCCCCCTCTCTACCATGCGTAGTTCCTCGAAGAGCTGCGCACGGAAGGAGTACTCCACCCGGTACGCGGGAGCGCTGCCGGGATTCGGATCCAGAATATATGCTTCCGCACCTTAGCTGGATCTGAAGCGGGGAGCATCGTTGAGCACCGTTGTGCAAAACTACGAGGTGCTACACTTGCGACACTCCAGGTCGTACGACAGGACTTCAACTCGACCCTGAGGTCGACGACGAGTACAACTACATCAACCACGTTCTAACGGGAACGTTAACTGTTTTCGGTCTACGAGGGTACGTCACCAAAACCTTCTTTGTTAGAgcgtctctaacagagcccgtaaacggGCCAAAACCAAAAAATAACCGCcagtttacgggttcgggctgaaATTTGGCGCCGATCAGTGACCGTAAAAGGGACAAAACCGAAAAACTTTTTTCGGGCCGAGACCGAAAACTCAAAACGGCATGTATTTGTAGGGGTCGATCGAGCGAACCGAACGCTCGATCCCTATCTAGGGCACGCTGAAATTTCAGCTGACGcaatcgctcgctcgctcgctccttccCCGCGCGCCACCACACTCCATCGCCGCCGCCCCGCCCGATTCGCCCGAGCCCCGCATCCCCGAGGTAGCGCCGGTCGCCCCGCACCCCGCCCGCTGTTCCTCGCCCAACTCCGGCTGGcgcccccaccgccgccgccgccgctccgtctGAATCGAGGATGAGCTCGTGTGATGAGTTCGATCTATCGGATTCGTCGAGCTCCGACGATTCCGACCTCGACGAGTTGCTCCAGGACGACGAGATGGAGGCCACCATGCTCCTCCTGTCCGTCAAGGACCTCGACGACCGCGCGAAGCTGCTGAATCGGAGGCGCGGCTCCGTGTTCGGCCGGAACCACATCCAGCGGAATCGCCTCCTCGGCCACGAGCAGCTGATGGAGGACTACTTCGCCGAGGTACCTACCTATCCTCCCCATCTGTTCCGTAGGAGGTATCGCATGCGGCGTAGCTTGTTCGTCCGGATCGTGAAGGCCTACGAAGCCAATTCGAATTACTTCAAGCAACGTAGGAATGCCGTCGGGGTGATGGGTTTCAGCGCTTTCCAAAAGATCTCTGCTGGCATGAGGGTCATTAACTATGGCATCCCTGCGGATTACACCGACGAGTATCTTCGAATTGGTGAAGATACTACCACGGAGTCAGTCCGCAGGTTTGCTCGCATGATTATCAAGTTATTTGGGCCAACGTATCTCCGAGCTCCCAATGAGGATGACACGAAACGGTTGATGGAGATAAATGAGGAAAAAGGTTGACCTGGCATGCTTGGTAGtcttgattgtatgcattggacatggaagaATTGTCGAAAGGCATGACATGACCAGTATTGTGGCAAGAGCAAAGATGCAACCATTGTACTTGAGGCCGTTGCATCACAAGATTTGTGGATTTGGCACTATTTTTTTTGGTTTGCCGGGGACactcaatgacatcaatgtgttgcaaaGGTCTCCTTTGTTTGCCAAATTAGCAAATTGGGAAGCACCCACTTGCAACTACAAGGTCATGAACAATGAGTACACAATGGGATATTACCTAGCCGATGGCATCTATCCGGATTGGGCAACTTTTGTTAAGTCTGTCAAGGATCCCCAAGATAGAATAGAAGATGAATTTCCCAAGGCTCAAGAAGCAGCTCGCAAGGACattgagagagcttttggtgttttgcaagcaaggtttgcaatTGTTCGTGGCCCAGCCCGATTTTGGGACAAGAAAACCCTGGTCAacatcatgacatgttgtgtgattcttcacaacatgatcatcgaggatgaaagagagttgagcttgccctgcttctatgacaatgttggcacccgAGTGGAACCCCAACGCAATCCGGATCGCATTGAAGCTTTCCTTGAAACCCATCGGCAAATTGAGAATGCCAATACCCATGCCCAGCTCGTCTATGATCTGAAGATGCACCACTGGCAGCGACATGGCCGTCGCCTTTGATCCTACCATTCCATTCATTTGTTTGTCACATGTATCATTGTTGAGACATTTGTGCATTTGTCCAATTTTCCCGAAGTTGTTGTAATTTGGTTGAGATATTTTACATTTGTTCAATTTTTCCAGAACTGTTGTAATAATTTGGTTCTATGACATTTATGTCGTAATAATTTGGATGATTATTTGATTAATTATGATAGATTGTTCTATGTGTTGCATATGAATTCTATGAAAAACCCTGCCTTTTTACGGGTTCGGAACCCGCAGGCGCAGAACAGAGACCGTATTGTTTTTCAGTTTTCGATACGGTCTCTGTTCTGCACCTGCCATTTTTCGgcccgtaaacacgagttcgaTGCACTGAACTCGTGTTTTTCGGTTCGCgtttttacgggctctgctagagatgctcttactgcATTACTCCTAGATAGATTTGGGAAACCGGGTTAGTTAGATTTTTTTTCTGCTACTATGTTGTCTATGCATTTTCTAACGTCTTGTAAAAGATAAAATTTCTTTGTGTGTTTCATGTACTATGTTTATTATGTGTTTTCACTTTTCACCTCGCTGCATAGCTGTTCTTTTTATGTTGCATTGCTCTTACTCACTTAATGATGGATGTGCATCATAAGATGCAGAGGTCAGGAAATATAACCTTTATTTTGAAAACCCTAAAAAACATGTGCTGCAGAAACATATAATGTTCTtaatttcagaaaaataaaaacatttaAACATGGACATGTTCATATCCTATGTGCACAATTAGATTTTCATGGAAAAAGATAAGTTGTGTGGCCTGTGTGGAAAAACAAATTTCTCAACAATCAATAATTTCAATATATCAACTAAGCACATGTCCATGTCATACAAATAATACAATTGAAACTACTAATGCAAAACTTAAGAAAACAAACATAAAAGGAGCCATCGATGCTTACATATGCACTAGACAAAGAACATTTTCTTGCTTAAGAGTATCGCTCCAGTTCATCCTCCTGTACTTGGAAGCATTGAAAGTTGCCAAGAAACACGTACAACACACAGAATAGAACATGCCATCAGATCACAATTCACAAAGCCCCGGGCATGATTCTTTCCCAGGGGACAAGAATAACAAATTCATTTTTTAATGAACAGAATCATATTTAATCATGCTCACTCACATACATGAATTACATAATATTATTGCATTACATGGTTTCATTAATTAATACACTTGCAGTGACTAGCTGTACACAGAACCTAGCTAAGAGGAACGTATAGATGCATTATATGCCACTGACACAAAAAAAATATCCTCCTGCTCTCAAAGCAAGGCTACAGCTCTATCCCTTAAGTTGCCCTTGGAAGCATTGGAATCAACTTGCGAAGAATCACCCCATCCGGATCCCAGCTACCTATTTCAGCACGAAGGATTGTTGCTTACTGGCGAAGCACATAATTCCAAGATCATTGTGTGGAGGTGCTCCTTCCATATTCCATGTGGCTGTGGTTTCTGGTTAAATTATGTGTGTGCGCCAATCGGTTCACTTGAGGTGGAGTGCCTCCAATGGCCGACCCAACAGGGACAGCACCGTGGCGGCAATGTGTCTCGGCGTGAGCCCTGCCTCCTCCATCTGGTCCTCCGGCGCGCCGTGGTCGATGTACCGGTCGGGTAGGAACATCGATCTCAGCTGCAAAAATCATCACACAAAAAGTTAATAAAAATGCAATTAGGAGGAGAAGAACATCGAAATGTTTCCATGTCGATCCGGTATGAAAAAATATTCTGAACCAAATGAGTTGCTAGCTTACTTTGAGGTGGCCGTCGAGGAGGCCGTTGAGGCCAAGGTAGTGCGCAACGTGGGAGCCGAAGCCTCCGATGGAGCCTTCCTCGGCGGTGATGAGAATCTCGTGCTCGGCGGCGAGGTCGCGGATGAGCTCCGTGTCGAGCGGCTTGCAGAAGCGGGCGTCGGCCACGGTGATGAAGATGCCGTGCTCTTTCAGCGCCTCGGCCGCCTTCAGGCAGGCCTGCACAATCGTGCCGTAGCCCAGGATCGCCACCCGGGTTCCTCCGACGAGCACCCTCCCCTTGCCCACCTCAAGGGCGGTGCCTTTGTTGTTGAGAGGAAGGACGGCGCCGATGCCGTTGCCACGGGGGAATCGGAAGCAGCTTGGGCGGTCGTCGATGGCGTTGGCGGTGGCGACCATGTGCATGAGCTCAGCCTCGTCGGCGGGCGCCATGACCACCATGTTAGGCAGGCATGCCATGTAGGTGACGTCGAATGCGCCGCAGTGCGTGGGGCCATCCGCGCCGACGAGCCCCGCCCTGTCCAGGGCGAAGCGGACCGGCAGCCTCTGTAGGTCCACGTCGTGCACCACCTGATCGTATCCGCGCTGAAGGAAGGAGGAGTAGATGGCGCAGAACGGCTTCAGCCCTTCCGTAGCGAGCCCCGCGGCGAACGTCACGGCGTGCTGCTCCGCGATGCCAACGTCGAAGCACCGCTCCGGGAACCGCTTCTGGAAGTAGTTGAGACCCGTGCCGCCGCCCATAGCCGCGTGGATCGCCACCACCTTGTCGtccacctccgcctcccggaTCAGCGACTCCGCGAAGTACTGCGTGTACGACAGCGTCGGGCTCTTGGTCTTGAACTGCTTCCCTGTCCTTGGGTCAAACTTGACCACACCGTGCATCTTGTCGGCGGCGGCTTCCGCTGGCGGGTATCCCTTCCCCTTCTCCGTCACGATGTGGACGAGCACCGGCCCCGGAGCCGGCATGGACTTGACCTTTTCGAAGATTGTGACAAGGTCCTCCACGTTGTGCCCATCGACGGGGCCGATGTAGTAGAGCCCCAGCTCCTCGAAGAGCGACGATCCCGACGCGCTGATCATGCCGCGCGCGTACTCGTCCACCTTGGCCGCCACCTCGTGCGTCGACCCGCCGATCTGCTTCGTGACGGTCTTGGCGGCCTCACGGAGGCGGCGGAACTTGGTGCTGGACTGCAGCCTCGTGAGCGCCTTGCTGAGTGCGCCGACGGGCTTGGAGGGACCGTCCATCGTGGCCGTCGGTAGTGACACCTGCTTGTTGTCGTTGAGCACGACGATCATGTTTGAGTCGAGGTACCCGGAGTTGTTCATGGCCTCGTAGGCCTGGCCTGCGGTCATGGCGCCGTCGCCGATCACGGAGATGACGTGATTCTTTTTGCCGAGGAGGTCGCGCCCCACGGCCATCCCGAGCGCCGCGGAGATGCTCGTGGAGCTGTGTCCGGCGCCGAACGCGTCGTGCGCGCTCTCGTCGCGCTTCGGGAACCCTGCCAGTCCGGAGGTCTTGCGGATGGTGTGCATCCGCGAACGCCGCCCCGTCAGGATCTTGTGCGGGTACGACTGGTGTCCGACGTCCCAGATGATCTTGTCCTCCGGCGTGTCGAACACGTGGTGCAGAGCGACGGAGAGCTCCACCACGCCCAGGCTCGAGCTCAGGTGGCCGCCGGTCTTTGACACCGTGTGCACGATCTCCGCACGGAGCTCCGCCGACAGCTGCTCCAAGTCCTGCCAAGCCAAACATGTTTTTTTATCATTCAGCTGCCGCAATCATTTCATATATACGAAGCCCGCAGCGGGAGCCAGAGACGATGGATATACCGTGTTGGAGAGGTTCTTCATGTGGACGGGGTAGTTGATCGTGTCCAGCAGCGGCGTCTCGGGCTTCTCGCCGGAGTATTCGATCTTCCACGCGCCCTTCGTCTGTTCCTTGTTCATCACCACCTTGCCATCGCCGCCACCGGCGCTGCTAGCCGAGGATGCTGGGCTCGCGCGCACTTGGAACTGCAAGCCACATCAGAATCAGCAACAAATCCAATTACCGGAGTAGCTGATAACGACTGAATGCTCGGGCGACCCAACACGGGACATTTGTTCCGGCGTACGTACCTGCCGACGGCAAGAAGCGGGAGCGGTGACCGGTGCCGCGCGGAACATGGATGGTGATGATGCTTGGAGCGCCATTAGAGACACAGACACCGCGCGTGTGGTGTGCACAAGGGGCAGCTACTTTCTAGAGCTTCTGATTAGCTGCTTCAGATACAAGTGAAGCTCGATCGACAAGGTCGATGTGGTTGTGGTAACcgagggaggagaggaggagaggtgAGGAGTGGAGGGGGAAGTAGAGGCAGCTGCTGTTTAAATAGccgcgcgggaggaggagggatgaCTTCATGAAGATGACAAGTGTGGAGAATTAATATTCAAATAGCAAACATATGGTAGCAAGGACGTTCAGATAAGCTGCTTTTGGTATTATGGTGGGATTTGCCCGTTTTGCCCGACCAACATTTGTCTATTTAGTTAATATAATATAATTTTCTACATCAGACTGAAATAGTATATACGTCGTACTGCCAATTAAGCCTTCCTATGGACACTTAACCTATTTTATAATATAAAAGAGAATTTTcagaaataatttttatttttgaatcaaacaatgaaataagcaaaccATGGTTTCGAGAAGGCAAAAGCATGATCAGATAACCAGGTTTCTTTTGGAAGCCCGGTTTtttatatttatatttatatAAGGCAAAATCATATTTATTAATTTATATTTATATATTTTATGGAAGGCGAAAATACATTCACATTACCAATTCCGTCTCGTCTGATCTTGATTGGTTTTTAATAAAAAATATTAAGAGGAATATTAGTGGTGGTAGTGTTAGATATGCCATTTATTGGTTAGCGGGAAGGAGTACTTGATTAATTTGATGATGAAAATACAATACCGCTCAATCTTACTCTTGTTTTATGTAAAACATGTTTAATTTTAACCACATCTTCAAGAAAAACATCTCAACATGTATAATAGCCAATGACTATTTTGTGAATGCGTAATTGATGGTAGgtttagtgatattgatttgatattataCACGTTGATACCTTTTTCTGTAAATTTGATATAACTTAATTTAACAAGTTTGACTAAGAAGAGAATAAGTGACCTTGTGAGTATATAATCATGGAGAGAGAATTAGTGCATGAGTAAATGTCATAAAGCTTAATGGTACAATTATCCAAATGAAAAGATATTTGTTACTAGCTCTAATATTTTCCTTGGTCTCGGTATTAATCCACTAAATATCTAGTCAAATGACGGCCCATGTTACTTGCACAGTTGCACCCCGTTGCAGTCTAGCATGCCTGCCTCAGTTCAACACATGCATTTTTGACCCAGACAACAAATCACCTCGCACATATAGTCACATCTGCCCCTCACGTGTTCTGACCGGCCAAACCCAGGACAGGAAGAGTAAGCCGTTCCACtaaaaagaaaaaggatgtaGAGAAGATGCTTCCTCCCAGCCGCGCCTGATTCTCCATAGACGAGGCCAATTAACGGGCCTCGCTGCCGGATGGCCTTCGTTTTGGAAACTTCCCCTATACGCGCAGCTCGATCTCCTCTCGTATATTCCTTGGCGTGGGAACGTTGATTGTGTTGGCCCTCTTCCTGGCTAAGCAGCCGGCGGCGTGGGTGAAGGGTGATCCCCACCATGcaggggcggagccaggatttGACATTGAGGGGGGCGAAGATGATAATAATCATATATAACAAAAGAAACTCGCTATAATTGCATCTCATTTTGTGTTAGAAAACTTTGCCAAAGCTATGATATTAAA
This region of Lolium perenne isolate Kyuss_39 chromosome 2, Kyuss_2.0, whole genome shotgun sequence genomic DNA includes:
- the LOC127322076 gene encoding probable 1-deoxy-D-xylulose-5-phosphate synthase 2, chloroplastic; translation: MALQASSPSMFRAAPVTAPASCRRQFQVRASPASSASSAGGGDGKVVMNKEQTKGAWKIEYSGEKPETPLLDTINYPVHMKNLSNTDLEQLSAELRAEIVHTVSKTGGHLSSSLGVVELSVALHHVFDTPEDKIIWDVGHQSYPHKILTGRRSRMHTIRKTSGLAGFPKRDESAHDAFGAGHSSTSISAALGMAVGRDLLGKKNHVISVIGDGAMTAGQAYEAMNNSGYLDSNMIVVLNDNKQVSLPTATMDGPSKPVGALSKALTRLQSSTKFRRLREAAKTVTKQIGGSTHEVAAKVDEYARGMISASGSSLFEELGLYYIGPVDGHNVEDLVTIFEKVKSMPAPGPVLVHIVTEKGKGYPPAEAAADKMHGVVKFDPRTGKQFKTKSPTLSYTQYFAESLIREAEVDDKVVAIHAAMGGGTGLNYFQKRFPERCFDVGIAEQHAVTFAAGLATEGLKPFCAIYSSFLQRGYDQVVHDVDLQRLPVRFALDRAGLVGADGPTHCGAFDVTYMACLPNMVVMAPADEAELMHMVATANAIDDRPSCFRFPRGNGIGAVLPLNNKGTALEVGKGRVLVGGTRVAILGYGTIVQACLKAAEALKEHGIFITVADARFCKPLDTELIRDLAAEHEILITAEEGSIGGFGSHVAHYLGLNGLLDGHLKLRSMFLPDRYIDHGAPEDQMEEAGLTPRHIAATVLSLLGRPLEALHLK
- the LOC139835623 gene encoding uncharacterized protein; this encodes MSSCDEFDLSDSSSSDDSDLDELLQDDEMEATMLLLSVKDLDDRAKLLNRRRGSVFGRNHIQRNRLLGHEQLMEDYFAEVPTYPPHLFRRRYRMRRSLFVRIVKAYEANSNYFKQRRNAVGVMGFSAFQKISAGMRVINYGIPADYTDEYLRIGEDTTTESVRRFARMIIKLFGPTYLRAPNEDDTKRLMEINEEKG